The Phaseolus vulgaris cultivar G19833 chromosome 10, P. vulgaris v2.0, whole genome shotgun sequence DNA window tgtccttataattaaCGGATATGATTGTTGATAGCGAGTATatgttatttgttttatttgtatatccaaagataacaagtaTTTCTAGTTAATGTGTATGTCCtattaaataatgttaatattattagcatcattatgttttgtgtattaatgtaTCACCTaaaggagaacattagtatGCATAGAATGTTTGTTTGTTATATGAATCTATattgtatgtttagtttatgactcaAAGTTTTAATGATAAGCATGTGTTAATTGAAGTATTTGTTCATGTGTCTTTACATTCGCATGCTAAGTCTGTTTCATTCTTTAGTggattgattttatttttattggagTGAACAAGTCCAGTTTTACTTAAGTGTGTTGGATCTTGACTTGGCCTTTGAAGTTAAAAAACCTGTTACTATTACTAATGGTAGCAAAATTTAAGAGAAAGCTCATTATAGGGCTTGAAAATGGTCAAACAAACTTAGCCTGATATTTATGTGAATGAGCATAACAAGTAATATTAAGTATGCTCTTCCCAAAACTGATAgtgcaaaaaaaattatgagattTGTGGAAGAGCGCTTCCAAACTACAGATAAGTCTCTTGCTGAGACATTAATGAGTACCATAACTACCATGAAATTTGATGGTTCTCGTAATAAGCATGAGAATGTCATTGAGATGACAAATATTTCAACAAGACTTAAGTATCTTAGAATGACAGTGGAAATCTTTTTCATATGTAGTTCATCTTGAACCCATTACCGTTTGAGTATGGTCCTTTCAAATGAATTATAATACCATGAAAGACAAATTAAATGTGCATGAATTGCATTGTGGTTTCAGATCTTATCTCGAGTGAtttgggaagctctcaagtggtggccaacacactcatcttggagcaaagccaccctccaagtggcgtgacatttctcacccaccaccataagttttctcattccatttccatccattttctccattccattttaTCTTCTTGTCTCTTAGTTCTCTTATTTGTTGCTTTTGGGTTtcactcataatcatgagtatggtgcatcatttgggaGGCCATGTCCACCATTGATGTTTACCTTGTGGCCATTTCAATTCTGCAATTGCATATCATCCTCActatatcttgtttttcatctttatgTGTACCGGTCGGGTCATCAggtatgatgacgtggacaagagaagggtaggtggtcaagaagtcaacgtagtcgccgcgtgtagaagcggcgttctgcagtatacgtaatcggttatcgccgagacGTGTCACCGCCCGAGAGGAAGGCATCGCCTAAGCaagacatcgcctaagcaaGACATCGCCTAGCAAGAtatcgcctaagtaagacatcgcctaagcggacatcgcccgaagagtcaacccgcatGACATGAGTATTTCACAGAAAGGGGGGCCCACACGGTGGagtaaccctaagttgggtggcggcactgtgggaccctctgcacagaataaacgatcaaaggaggcacgtggcaatgcccacgtgctcataaaagatctccaaggaaggctgcatgcatgacacgtgattaaTTAGGGCACCTAATAGCATGATCGCACGAGAGAtacaacgctcaagttagagcccaagcGGCCGCAAGGTtattcattgcactccagataagggaagtccatgggccagatacgctaagatcctaagaatagcggcgcaaggaccttctccaaggaaccctagattaTAGCAGCAGTAcgaaggtaaaccctagtttccacctatataaagggcacgaagaaGCCCTAGTGAGGTACGCTTTCACAGTTACATGAGTTTTAGCCTAGTTCTCATAAAGTTACTCAGAACAGTAgtccctagttgttcttgacggcgcacccagctgtgagcacaaggcaattagggccaCACAGTTTAGCCACACAGTTCCAGTTATTGAGATTATTATACAGTTTctagtcactttggtgtttctcgctagctgacttgagcgtcggagtgcaaacggccgcgagggcgcccatttgttcttctttttcaggtactcatatACAAGATAGAACAAAGGTGCTCTAGCTCGTGATTAGAAGCCACTcgtaaagacgacccaggtcaaccggcgggaacatctggcgcccaccgtggggccgatataaacatTGGTTCCACCACACAAGCTTTCAGTTCTAGTTTCCAACACTCGGATAAGTCGAGAGGATTCCCAGAGAGCCATGACCACCCGACCagcacgcgctaggagtgaagagatgaccctaCAGCAACTCATGGGCATGGTGCACGGGCTGCAAGACGCAGTGGCAGCCTCGAAtgtggaacaggaacgcatgcaggcggacctGACAGCCTCTCAAACAAGAAGTGACGAACTCCACCGCaccaacgaggagttacgcCATAGATGGCGTGGCAGAGACGAGCCGGAGGCTACATCCCCACCCAGGGAATTCACAACGCCATTTTCACAAGCAATCTTGGAGACAGCAATTCCCAACACGTTCACGGGACCCAAAGCGACCTTCACGGgagtggaggatcctgaagcacacCTCAAGgcattccacacacagatgttgCTGGTAGGCGGTTTAGACGTCGTTAGGTGCAaactctttatgagcaccttaatggggatggctatggattggtttatcagcctcccagagggtcacatcacgtcCTTCGCCCAACTTTCACAACTATTTAGAGAGCAGTATCTGACCAACAGAACTCCCGCCCCAGTCTCGTACGATCTTTTCGACGTCAAGCAGTTCCAAGGCGAAACCCTAAAAGAATACATAAGTCGCTTCAGGGCACAGGTAGTGAAGGTAGGCACCAAGGAGgaacccatgattgtgtacgcattcaggaagGGGGTGCGTCCCGGATCTTTCAGTAAAACGCTTAATCGCAGTCGCCCTAAAACCTTCGTCGAAATAAGGCGAcaggcggtagagcatattgcctCGGAAGGTGAAACGTACGAGAAGTGCGCAACCGCTGCGCCAGCGCGTCCCAAGGCACAGATACGCACGCAACCCGTTCGGGTTCACCAAGCCGTCACAGAAAGAAAACACTTAGACAGGAAGCGCGCTTACGAGCCACGAAGGACCCAACCTAAGGGTCGAGTGgaggaagaaagagaaagaagcaGGCCACCGAGGCACAACTTTGTGATGGAACTCAAAGATCTGATTGCGGTGCCCAGCATAgccgacaggttgaggccaccggtAAAATCTGACAGGGTGCTGGGACCTCGcaaggaatcatggtgcgaattccacgaagcaTTCGGGCACCATATTGACAACTGCTTGGCGCttggctatcagttggatgagctcgtgaagaatggtttcctgaaggattacctgATGAAGAAGCAAGCGGGACGATCGTCAGGCTCGCAACCGGAGGGCAGTGAAGGACAGCAGCACGAGGCGCCCGTTCTCGGcgaaatccacaccatagctggaggATTCTCGGATGGCGGGTGTACTGCGTCACAGCGTAAAAGGTATG harbors:
- the LOC137814775 gene encoding uncharacterized protein codes for the protein MTTRPARARSEEMTLQQLMGMVHGLQDAVAASNVEQERMQADLTASQTRSDELHRTNEELRHRWRGRDEPEATSPPREFTTPFSQAILETAIPNTFTGPKATFTGVEDPEAHLKAFHTQMLLVGGLDVVRCKLFMSTLMGMAMDWFISLPEGHITSFAQLSQLFREQYLTNRTPAPVSYDLFDVKQFQGETLKEYISRFRAQVVKVGTKEEPMIVYAFRKGVRPGSFSKTLNRSRPKTFVEIRRQAVEHIASEGETYEKCATAAPARPKAQIRTQPVRVHQAVTERKHLDRKRAYEPRRTQPKGRVEEERERSRPPRHNFVMELKDLIAVPSIADRLRPPVKSDRVLGPRKESWCEFHEAFGHHIDNCLALGYQLDELVKNGFLKDYLMKKQAGRSSGSQPEGSEGQQHEAPVLGEIHTIAGGFSDGGCTASQRKRYARSVMSVEVFEDHSPDVDITFTKEDLRGVVPHDNDPIVISLVTAGRTVHRVLVDQGSSADVMFWPTFERLQLPTDQLRPYGGCLYGFAGDQVEVRGYIELRTTFTDGAASRTEKIIYLVVNAPSAYNILLGRPTLNRIGVVPSTRHMKVKLPSMEGVIVTIRSDQEEAKK